The Vibrio crassostreae genomic interval GTTAGAATAAAGCTTAAAAATTTTTTTAGTGATCACTATCTTCATGAGCCATTGATAAGTAAACGATTGTCAACATCATGAAAACAAACGCTTGAATCAAAATAACCAAGATATGGAAGATAGCCCAAGGTAGTGCACCTACCCATTGTAAGTACCACGGTAGCATTGCCGCGATAAGAATAAACACCACCTCACCCGCAAACATATTACCAAATAAACGCATACCTAGAGATAGTGGCTTCGCTAATAACGAAATTACCTCAAGTACCAAGTTAAATGGAATCATGATTGGGTGATTAAATGGATGCAGTGCCAATTCTTTAGCAAATCCGCCTAGACCTTTCACTTTGATGCTGTAGTAGATCATCAGAGCAAAAACACCTAAAGCCATTGCCATTGTTATATTTACATCAGCTGTAGGAACCACTTTCAAGTAAGGGATACCTAGCCAATGCTCTGCAGGATATGGTAAGAAATCGATAGGCACTAGGTCCATCAAGTTCATTAAGATAATCCAGCAGAATATAGTCAGTGCTAGTGGGGCAATCAGAGGGTTGCGGCCATGGAAAGTTTCTTTAACGTTGTCACCAACGAATTCCACTACCATTTCAACAAAACACTGAAGCTTACCAGGTACACCTACTGTTGCTTTCTTAGCGACTGAGCGAAAAACCCAAAGGAATAACATCCCTGTCAACACCGAAAAAAACAGACTGTCTATATGTACGTTCCAGAAACTTGTCTCCTCTACAAGACCAAACTTAGCTAAAGAAAGGTTTTGTAAGTGGTGTTCAATGTATCCGGATGCTGTTGGCGCAGCCATAACTCATCCTATTTTTTATTGTTAATGAAAAGCACTGGCGCAAAGATATTAATACCTAGAACCAGTAAATAGGTCAGTTTGAGGGGAACTAATTCCACCTGCATATACATGTAGACAATAGAGAATAGTAAAACTGTGATAAGGATTTTTAGCGCTTCGCCTGCATAGAACGACGCCGCAACTAACTTAGTTGCACGAGCTCCACTAAATAGGAAAGCACACACACAAAAAACTGCATTTGCGATGACAAAAATACCGCCACCGATTAATGCAGCAAAACCCCAATCAGGATTAACAGCTAAACCTAACCCTATCGCCACTAATATAACCGCGCTAAGCTCGATCAATAACATTTGCTTTGCAAGCACTCGTCCTGGTCTTGCTAACGCCGCTACCATGTATTCGTTCCTCTTTTAAGCCTTCTTTACTACTCGCTTAAAAGCGTGCTGAGAAATTGGCGAAAATTATACGTTCAGCCAAATTGATTGCAATAACAACGCAGCAATCATTTACATTTTTGCATACAAACCGACAACTTTTGTACGAAATTACTTGTTTATTACATAATTGACCTAAATCAATTATCTCATTTAGTACTCTAGTTTAGCAATAAGTTGCTCTAATTTGTGAGGCTCATCAAGAGTAATCGTCACTTTTGACTTACCACTAACAGAACGAGTAACTGAAACGTTTGCTTGCAATTTTTCCGTGAGTCTTCGTGAAAGTTCGATAGCTTCTGTGTCTTCAGGCTTCGATTCAGCTTCAACGTCTGGTTTTAAACACTTTTTGACAAGTTGCTCAGTTTGACGCACGGTCATTTTTTTGGTTGCCGCAGTATTTGCAGCTTCAACCTGGGTATCACCTTCAAGCGCAAGCAGTGCTCGAGCATGCCCCATTTCCAGTTGTTTATTGGAAACTAAACCTTTCACTTCATTTTCGAGCTGATTTAGACGTAATAAGTTACTCACCGTTGCTCTCGATTTACCGATCACATCAGCGACTTGTTGGTGTGTCAGCTCAAATTCGTTCTGTAGGCGCTCTAGCGCTTGTGCTTCTTCGATAACATTCAGATCTTCACGCTGAATATTCTCAATCAACGCCATCGCGATAGCGGCTTTGTCTTCGACTCTCTTGACCAAACATGGCACTTGTTTAAGGCCAGCTTGACGAGCCGCTCTCCAACGACGTTCACCAGCAATAATCTCGAACTGGTCGTGCGCCAATGGGCGAACTACGATCGGTTGGATAATGCCTTGAGATTGAATTGATGCTGCCAGCTCTTCTAGCGCTTCAGGCGCAATATCCTTACGCGGTTGATATACACCAGGCTTCAAGCAACCAACAGCCAGTTCAATAAGCTCACCATCAGCCGACAACGCCTGACTATGAGAAGCAACTTGCTGTTTTTCACGAGCCAATGAGCTAGTTGCAAGCAATGCATCTAGCCCTTTTCCTAAACCACGCTTAGACATTGAGCGAATTCCTTTGGTTGGACCTATACTGGGACTTCTTCACGACGCAACATTTCGCCAGCAAGAGCAAGGTAAGCCTTAGCTCCTGCGGAATATTTGTCGTAGTACATTGCTGGCTTGCCGTGACTCGGGGCTTCTGCCAGACGCACATTTCTAGGGATCACAGTTCGGTAGACTTTGCTACCAAAGTGTTTTTTGAGTTGATCAGATACTTCGTTCGATAAGCGGTTGCGAGGATCGTACATAGTACGCAGAAGACCTTCGATCTTCAGGTTCTCGTTTACAACAGCCGCTAGCTTACTGATGGTATCCATCAATGCAGTCAAACCTTCCAAAGCAAAGTATTCACATTGCATAGGAACCAATACGGAGTCGGCCGCAGCCATCGCGTTGATTGTAAGAAGGTTTAATGAGGGTGGGCAATCAATAAAGATGAAATCATAGTTATTGCGAATGGATTCGAGTGCATTTTTTAAACGAACTTCACGAGCAAACACTTCCATCAGCTTGATTTCTGCCGCAGTAACATCACCGTTAGCGGCGATGAGGTCATAATTGCCAGATGTACTCCGGCAAACTACCTCATCAAATGGGGTGTCTTCAACCAACAAATCGTAAGCAGTTGCTTCAACTTGATACTTGTCGACACCGCTCGCCATAGTGGCATTACCTTGAGGATCGAGGTCAACAACCAATATCTTGCGTTTTGTTGCCGCCATTGATGCTGCTAAATTAATGCAAGTTGTTGTTTTTCCTACGCCGCCCTTTTGGTTGGCAATTGCTACGATTCTACCCACTATGGCCTCGCTGATTATCCCTGACGCGATAAAGTAACTAGATGACGCTCTCCATCAAGCTCTGGCACTTGCAAAGCTTTAATGTCTGTCACTGAACACCATTCAGGTAACAGGTCGATTTCGTCTCTAGGATGTTGTCCCTTAAGAGCCAAAAATACACCGGATTGCTCTTTAGGTAAATGGTGACACCACTCTACCATGTCTGTCATTGACGCAAATGCACGACTGAGCACTGCATCAAACTTTTCTTCTGGTTGAAATTCTTCAACGCGACTTTGAACCGGTACCACGTTGTCGATACCCAGCTCATGAATCACCTGTTTGATAAAACGAATACGCTTACCTAAGCTGTCTAGCAAGTAAAACTCGCAGTCTGGATTCATGATTGAGAGCGGAATCCCAGGAAGACCAGGCCCCGTGCCAACATCGATAAAGCGCTTACCTTGTAAGTGAGTGCTAACAATGATGCTATCTAAGATATGTTTCACCATCATTTCTTGCGGGTCACGAACTGACGTTAGGTTATAAGCTTTGTTCCACTTATTCAGTAACTCAACGTAGCCAACTAACTGGCCACGTTGCTTTTCAGATACTTCAAGTTCAGTCTGGCCAATCAGGTGATCCAGTTTTTCGCGTAATGCGCTCATTATGCTTCCTCACCTTTTTTCAACAGGCCGTGTTTTTTCAAGTAAACCAATAGAATTGAGATTGCTGCAGGTGTGATACCTGAAATTCGCGAAGCAATACCAATTGAGTCAGGCTTAGCTGTCGTTAATTTAAGAACCACTTCGTTAGAAAGTCCTTTTACCTTGCTGTAATCGATATCAGCAGGCAGTTTGGTGTTTTCATGACGCAGTGATTTTTCAATTTCGTCTTGTTGGCGCTGAATGTAACCATCGTACTTCACTTGGATCTCAACTTGCTCAGATGCTTGTTGATCTTCCAGTGCAGGACCAAAACGATCCAATGCAGTTAACTGTGAATAAGTCATTTCAGGACGACGAAGAAGATCTTCACCGCTCGCTTCACGAGACATTGGTGTTTTAAGAATTTGGTTCAGTTGATCAATATCTTCAGATTTTGGGTTAATCCAAGTCTCTTTCAGACGTTGACGCTCTTTCTCCATGTTTTCCATCTTCTCGTTGAAACGAGCCCAACGAGCATCGTCGACTAGGCCAAGTTCACGCGACTTTTCAGTCAAGCGGATATCGGCATTGTCTTCACGAAGCAGCAAACGGTATTCCGCACGAGACGTAAACATGCGGTAAGGTTCTTTGGTACCCATGGTAGATAAGTCGTCAATAAGCACGCCCATGTAAGCTTGGTCACGACGCGGACTCCAGCCTTCTTTGCCTTGAGTAAACAAACTTGCGTTTAGACCCGCCATCAGGCCTTGTGCAGCTGCTTCTTCGTAGCCAGTGGTACCGTTGATTTGACCCGCGAAGAATAGACCTTTGATAAACTTAGTTTCGTAAGTCAGCTTAAGGTCGCGAGGATCAAAGAAATCGTACTCAATCGCATAGCCAGGGCGAACGATATGAGCATTTTCAAAACCCTTCATCGAACGAACAATTTGAACCTGTACATCAAACGGCAGACTGGTAGAGATACCATTCGGGTATAGCTCATGAGTCGTTAGACCTTCGGGCTCAATAAAAATTTGGTGACTGTTCTTGTCAGCAAAACGCATTACTTTGTCTTCAATCGAAGGACAGTAACGAGGACCAATTCCTTCAATCACACCTGCGTACATCGGGCTGCGAGCAAGGTTGGCGCGAATCACGTCATGCGTATTTTCATTGGTATGCGTGATGTAACATGGAATTTGACGAGGTTGTT includes:
- the rsmG gene encoding 16S rRNA (guanine(527)-N(7))-methyltransferase RsmG, whose product is MSALREKLDHLIGQTELEVSEKQRGQLVGYVELLNKWNKAYNLTSVRDPQEMMVKHILDSIIVSTHLQGKRFIDVGTGPGLPGIPLSIMNPDCEFYLLDSLGKRIRFIKQVIHELGIDNVVPVQSRVEEFQPEEKFDAVLSRAFASMTDMVEWCHHLPKEQSGVFLALKGQHPRDEIDLLPEWCSVTDIKALQVPELDGERHLVTLSRQG
- a CDS encoding ParB/RepB/Spo0J family partition protein translates to MSKRGLGKGLDALLATSSLAREKQQVASHSQALSADGELIELAVGCLKPGVYQPRKDIAPEALEELAASIQSQGIIQPIVVRPLAHDQFEIIAGERRWRAARQAGLKQVPCLVKRVEDKAAIAMALIENIQREDLNVIEEAQALERLQNEFELTHQQVADVIGKSRATVSNLLRLNQLENEVKGLVSNKQLEMGHARALLALEGDTQVEAANTAATKKMTVRQTEQLVKKCLKPDVEAESKPEDTEAIELSRRLTEKLQANVSVTRSVSGKSKVTITLDEPHKLEQLIAKLEY
- a CDS encoding ParA family protein, whose translation is MGRIVAIANQKGGVGKTTTCINLAASMAATKRKILVVDLDPQGNATMASGVDKYQVEATAYDLLVEDTPFDEVVCRSTSGNYDLIAANGDVTAAEIKLMEVFAREVRLKNALESIRNNYDFIFIDCPPSLNLLTINAMAAADSVLVPMQCEYFALEGLTALMDTISKLAAVVNENLKIEGLLRTMYDPRNRLSNEVSDQLKKHFGSKVYRTVIPRNVRLAEAPSHGKPAMYYDKYSAGAKAYLALAGEMLRREEVPV
- the mnmG gene encoding tRNA uridine-5-carboxymethylaminomethyl(34) synthesis enzyme MnmG, coding for MLYHEKFDVIVVGGGHAGTEAALASARTGQSTLLLTHNIDTLGQMSCNPAIGGIGKGHLVKEVDAMGGLMAQAIDHAGIQFRTLNASKGPAVRATRAQADRALYKAFVRNVLENTPNLTLFQQSVDDLIVEQDQVVGVVTQMGLKFRASAVVLTVGTFLGGKIHIGMESSSGGRAGDPPSIALADRLRDLPFRVDRLKTGTPPRIDARSVDFSELEVQHGDNPTPVFSFMGSRAQQPRQIPCYITHTNENTHDVIRANLARSPMYAGVIEGIGPRYCPSIEDKVMRFADKNSHQIFIEPEGLTTHELYPNGISTSLPFDVQVQIVRSMKGFENAHIVRPGYAIEYDFFDPRDLKLTYETKFIKGLFFAGQINGTTGYEEAAAQGLMAGLNASLFTQGKEGWSPRRDQAYMGVLIDDLSTMGTKEPYRMFTSRAEYRLLLREDNADIRLTEKSRELGLVDDARWARFNEKMENMEKERQRLKETWINPKSEDIDQLNQILKTPMSREASGEDLLRRPEMTYSQLTALDRFGPALEDQQASEQVEIQVKYDGYIQRQQDEIEKSLRHENTKLPADIDYSKVKGLSNEVVLKLTTAKPDSIGIASRISGITPAAISILLVYLKKHGLLKKGEEA
- a CDS encoding F0F1 ATP synthase subunit I, yielding MVAALARPGRVLAKQMLLIELSAVILVAIGLGLAVNPDWGFAALIGGGIFVIANAVFCVCAFLFSGARATKLVAASFYAGEALKILITVLLFSIVYMYMQVELVPLKLTYLLVLGINIFAPVLFINNKK
- the atpB gene encoding F0F1 ATP synthase subunit A, whose product is MAAPTASGYIEHHLQNLSLAKFGLVEETSFWNVHIDSLFFSVLTGMLFLWVFRSVAKKATVGVPGKLQCFVEMVVEFVGDNVKETFHGRNPLIAPLALTIFCWIILMNLMDLVPIDFLPYPAEHWLGIPYLKVVPTADVNITMAMALGVFALMIYYSIKVKGLGGFAKELALHPFNHPIMIPFNLVLEVISLLAKPLSLGMRLFGNMFAGEVVFILIAAMLPWYLQWVGALPWAIFHILVILIQAFVFMMLTIVYLSMAHEDSDH